ACGCGTATTTTGCTGAAGCTAATACGTTTTATTTGGTGCAAGAGTGGATAGACGGACCGACGCTGACACAGGCCGTTTCCGATAGCGGCTGCCTGTCACCCGGCGAGGTCCGCGTTTTGCTGGAGGACCTGTTGGGATTATTAGATTTCGTTCACCAGCGCCGCATCATTCACCGCGATATTAAGCCAGACAACGTCATCCTACGTGCCTCCGACGGCAAACCCGTTTTGATCGACTTCGGAATTGTTAAAGAAGCGGTCGATACGCTTTTAGATCTCGATGGGAGCGGCACGAGATCGCTGTCAATCGGTACACCGGGCTATATGGCGCCGGAGCAGGCAGCAGGGCGGCCGGTATACTCCAGCGACCTATACAGCCTCGGCTTGACTGCCGTATACGCCCTCAGCGATCGCTCTCCTCAGGAGTTAGAAACCGATCCGCGGACGGGCGAAATTGCCTGGCGCCAGGTATTACCAGACCTACACTCGTCGCTGGCTGGCGCCCTCGATCGCTGCTTGCGGTTTCACCCGCGCGACCGATTTTCGACAGCAGCGGAGATGCTGGTATCCTTGCGCGGCGGCCCGGTTCCCATCCGCGCGACAGTCCCCACCAGTGCGACCGCTCTCAGCGCACCCGCGACTGCTGCTGCACCGCCGACCGCGACGGCAATTACCGATCCGACAGTCGCAACGCAGGTCTTGCCGCGACCGGAACCCCCACCACCTCGCGATCGCTTTTGGCTGGTGACCGGTTTCCTAGCATCGGGCGTCGTCGCTGCCGGGTTAATTGCCGGGTACGGACTGGTGCGCTTTAGCGACGCGCTATCACAACCTACGGTAAACCGACGGCTGGAAGGCCAGCGGTCAGCAAGTGTCGCCCCCTTCGAGCTACTCCCCGATTCGATTGCTGCTAGCAAACCGGAAGACACGACCGAGGCGGAGTCGGACACCGCGATCGCGCCCGAGCCCGAGCCCGAGCCCGAGCCCGAAGCAACCCTGCCGCGCCAGCCACCAACCGTTATCGTTCCAACCGAGCCAACACCGTCCCCACCAGCAGTACGCTGGTTTGCAGAAGGCACCCCCGAACGCGAAATTCGCGAGGCATTGGGCGAGCCAGCTGCCACGACACCGGGGAGTTTATTGGGCACGGACGTGGTTCTCTACCGCGATATTGCCACCAAGGCCGACTTGGGTTATGTGGTTGATAGTTCCTCGCGGCGCTTGCGCCAAACCAACGTACACTTCGCTCCCAACGATAGTCTTGAGGGGATCCAAGCGGCTTTGACCGAGCTCCTCGGCGGTTCTCTGCCACCAGCCACTGCCAATGCCCTGCGCCAGGTTTATGCAGGCGAAACCGACCGCCGGCAGTTCGCAAGCAGCAGAGTTGCCGGGATGGTCCACCGCAATCGCGGTCGACTGGCGGTTAGCTTTTGGGATGCCAACTAATCGCAAGTCATATGCCGCTGGTCTCTGAAGCTGAATTAGTTGCCGGCGCAATCGCTGGGAAATTAGCGAGTTTCCCGACCGATACTGTACCCGCGCTAGCGGTCCGACCCGACTGCGCAGCATCGATCTTTGCCGCCAAACAGCGCCTGCCGGATAAGCCGTTGATCTTGATGGGGGCAACGGCAGCAGACCTGTGGGACTATGCCTGCGGCAGCGATCTCGAGCGTGCCGCGTGGGCAAGTGCGGTACGGAATGACTGGCCGGGGCAACTGACACTCGTGCTACCGGCCGGATCGAACGTGCCGCCGGCAGTCAACCCCAACGACCCGAGCACCATCGGGCTGCGCGTTCCCGACAGCGATTTTGCCCGTGCTATTCTAGCTGCGACCGGGCCGCTTGCAACGACCAGCGCCAATCGCTCGGGCTGTGCACCGCTAAAGACCCCCGAGGCGATTGCAAGAGCCTTCCCCGATGCCCTCGTGCTCGATGTGGCAGTACCGCCTAGCAGTGGCGTGCCCTCCACCGTGGCGAAGTGGACGAAAGCAGGTTGGGAAATCTTGCGTCATGGAGGAGTCGCGGCTGACTCGTTGCCCACTATATGAGCGAGCCCCCTTAGTACTAGATCTCGATCGATTGCCAGCTGCGCTGCGAGCTCCGGCGAGCGGGAGCATAGCATCGCGTGGACCGAGGACGCATCGCCGCCGGTCAATACCACCGTTGCGCTGGGGTAGTGCTGCCACCAATCTGCGATCGCCTCGCCAACCCCAGCGGCGACAGCGTAAAGAATACCGCTGCGAATTGCGACCTCAGTGGAACGCGCCCAACGCGGGGGCAGCTCGGCAGAAAGCGAATTCATCAATACCTCAGGCAGCGCGCTGGTCCCGGTACCCAACGACCGCGCCTGCAAGCTCAACCCAGGCCAAATTGCTCCGCCAATCAACTCGCGATCGCGATTTACCCCGGTTAGCGTGAGTGCCGTCCCCGCATCGACGACCAACGCGGGAAATCCGCGTTCTATACCTGCTCCATATACGGCCAGCGCGCGGTCGATCCCAAACGTCGGGTAGGCACCGCGCAAGGGTACGCGATCGAGGGCGATCTCCCGTGCCTGTTGCAGATTTTGCCAGTACGCTGTCTGCTCTCCGACCACCGAAGCTAGATACAACGGGGTTTCGGAAGCTAGGTTAATGTTTGCCGGCAGCCACTGTTCGAGTTCGCCAGCTGCTATGGGAGTGCTAGGGTGCGGACTATGCCAAGTTTGCAAAAGCGTCGTTCCGCGCCCGAGTGCCCAATGCAAGCGCGAGTTACCTGTCACTATTCCGAGCCAACTTGAAGTTTCGTTCACCAAACTAGGTCCGAACCCAAACTGTTACCAAGTGCCGCCATCGGTTGCGCGGTTGCAGGTGCCATAAAACACAATCAGTTAGAACGCTCTCGCTGCCGATGGTAAGGATGCCTTTGTCGATCCTACATAGTGGTTTCTGCCAAACAGCGATGGCTTCACCCAGCCGAATCTAGCTGGTGCGAACGGACCGACCTGTCGGGTGCTGCCGGAGTAGCAATTGGGCGTGGTGCTCAGCATAGAATGCAGTGGAGAT
This DNA window, taken from Rubidibacter lacunae KORDI 51-2, encodes the following:
- a CDS encoding L-threonylcarbamoyladenylate synthase, yielding MPLVSEAELVAGAIAGKLASFPTDTVPALAVRPDCAASIFAAKQRLPDKPLILMGATAADLWDYACGSDLERAAWASAVRNDWPGQLTLVLPAGSNVPPAVNPNDPSTIGLRVPDSDFARAILAATGPLATTSANRSGCAPLKTPEAIARAFPDALVLDVAVPPSSGVPSTVAKWTKAGWEILRHGGVAADSLPTI
- a CDS encoding pantothenate kinase; translation: MTGNSRLHWALGRGTTLLQTWHSPHPSTPIAAGELEQWLPANINLASETPLYLASVVGEQTAYWQNLQQAREIALDRVPLRGAYPTFGIDRALAVYGAGIERGFPALVVDAGTALTLTGVNRDRELIGGAIWPGLSLQARSLGTGTSALPEVLMNSLSAELPPRWARSTEVAIRSGILYAVAAGVGEAIADWWQHYPSATVVLTGGDASSVHAMLCSRSPELAAQLAIDRDLVLRGLAHIVGNESAATPP
- a CDS encoding serine/threonine-protein kinase, translating into MAAVLLNNRYQVLRELGRGGFGRTYLAIDTHMPSGQQCAIKQLKPLLTDPDRYDLACERFQREAAVLEALGRDSECIPCLYAYFAEANTFYLVQEWIDGPTLTQAVSDSGCLSPGEVRVLLEDLLGLLDFVHQRRIIHRDIKPDNVILRASDGKPVLIDFGIVKEAVDTLLDLDGSGTRSLSIGTPGYMAPEQAAGRPVYSSDLYSLGLTAVYALSDRSPQELETDPRTGEIAWRQVLPDLHSSLAGALDRCLRFHPRDRFSTAAEMLVSLRGGPVPIRATVPTSATALSAPATAAAPPTATAITDPTVATQVLPRPEPPPPRDRFWLVTGFLASGVVAAGLIAGYGLVRFSDALSQPTVNRRLEGQRSASVAPFELLPDSIAASKPEDTTEAESDTAIAPEPEPEPEPEATLPRQPPTVIVPTEPTPSPPAVRWFAEGTPEREIREALGEPAATTPGSLLGTDVVLYRDIATKADLGYVVDSSSRRLRQTNVHFAPNDSLEGIQAALTELLGGSLPPATANALRQVYAGETDRRQFASSRVAGMVHRNRGRLAVSFWDAN